A window of Bacteroidales bacterium contains these coding sequences:
- a CDS encoding T9SS type A sorting domain-containing protein, producing MLRKEFYILACIITFIIGDVHSQSWPKYYGQQNRPEYSKALIESYDNGFLICGDYFSNDYTKRWAWIIKTDINGNIIWDKILENSLEYINPNSIATTHDGGFVLCGNVTLIENVINPLIAKFNACGEKEWCKVFTGSQTALPSARDIKVTDSGEIVVLLNQFGSYPSETLILFKLSASGEVLWQQAFATTYNHPNSHMKFGQSLMITSNDKYLMSGYGYWRDPWNPQGVFAIRHFFAMADSDGNEEWVLPFGLNDTILGKALDVIEINDTLFMGIGAFIDYDATKPSFLFFNNDGQELMFRYFENHQIDSGFYAGAFNKVKLLDSIVFAGGSFSFNPNHQVIVDCILNLDIDELTVEPAIIKLSNNNLYPYFNGVSHDNKLLSSSTYRHSSTNYDIFLAKLNLNLEYDTAYTGNLTYDSLCIPGPPQSGFIYLNDCDIVLGTEMPTAADYRARINTIPITIYPNPAKDHITFALENTEHHRNIEMRCFNLLGVQQHQTKILRGQQQASANVSAWPPGMYVVVVYSDGRSVGRGKFVVQ from the coding sequence ATGTTAAGAAAAGAGTTTTACATTTTGGCTTGTATTATTACATTCATAATTGGGGATGTGCATTCCCAGTCATGGCCGAAATACTACGGGCAGCAAAATAGGCCTGAATATTCCAAAGCTCTAATTGAGAGCTATGATAACGGATTCCTGATCTGTGGTGACTACTTTAGTAACGACTATACAAAAAGATGGGCCTGGATAATAAAAACTGATATAAATGGGAATATAATTTGGGACAAGATACTAGAAAATTCTTTAGAGTATATTAATCCGAATTCCATTGCGACAACTCATGATGGTGGATTTGTTTTATGTGGCAACGTTACACTGATTGAGAATGTCATTAATCCATTGATTGCCAAGTTCAATGCATGTGGTGAAAAAGAGTGGTGTAAAGTTTTTACGGGTAGCCAAACAGCGCTTCCTTCAGCTCGGGATATAAAAGTAACAGACTCCGGAGAGATCGTTGTACTATTAAACCAGTTTGGAAGTTATCCTTCTGAAACCCTGATTTTGTTCAAGCTCAGCGCCAGCGGCGAGGTATTATGGCAACAAGCTTTTGCAACCACCTACAACCATCCAAACTCACACATGAAGTTTGGCCAAAGCCTGATGATCACTTCCAATGATAAATACCTGATGAGCGGCTACGGTTACTGGCGTGATCCATGGAACCCACAGGGAGTGTTTGCTATCAGACATTTCTTTGCAATGGCCGACAGTGATGGAAACGAAGAATGGGTCTTGCCTTTTGGTCTCAATGACACCATCCTTGGTAAAGCCCTGGATGTTATTGAAATAAATGACACATTGTTCATGGGGATAGGTGCGTTTATTGATTATGATGCTACAAAACCGAGCTTTCTGTTTTTTAATAACGATGGTCAGGAATTGATGTTCAGATACTTCGAGAATCACCAAATAGATTCAGGTTTTTATGCAGGAGCATTCAACAAAGTAAAACTTTTAGACTCAATCGTTTTTGCCGGTGGTTCCTTTTCTTTCAACCCCAATCATCAGGTGATAGTGGATTGTATTTTGAATTTGGATATTGATGAACTCACAGTAGAACCAGCAATCATAAAGTTGAGTAATAACAATCTATACCCTTACTTCAACGGAGTATCACATGATAATAAACTGCTTAGCAGTTCTACGTACCGGCATTCCTCCACCAACTACGATATCTTCCTCGCCAAACTCAACCTCAATTTAGAGTACGATACGGCTTACACCGGCAACCTTACTTATGATAGCCTTTGCATCCCCGGTCCACCACAAAGCGGGTTTATTTACCTAAATGATTGCGATATAGTGCTGGGCACGGAAATGCCCACAGCAGCGGATTACAGGGCAAGAATAAACACCATCCCCATCACCATTTACCCCAACCCGGCAAAAGACCACATTACTTTTGCCCTGGAAAACACAGAGCACCACCGCAATATAGAGATGCGGTGCTTTAACCTGCTGGGAGTACAACAACATCAAACAAAAATACTCCGCGGCCAGCAGCAAGCCAGCGCCAACGTAAGCGCCTGGCCACCGGGAATGTATGTGGTGGTGGTGTATAGCGATGGCAGGTCGGTGGGGAGAGGGAAGTTTGTAGTGCAGTAG
- the miaA gene encoding tRNA (adenosine(37)-N6)-dimethylallyltransferase MiaA — translation MNLLLTLLGPTASGKTRLAALLAARLNGEIISADSRQVYRGMNLGTGKDYDDYLVDGKQIPYHLVDILEPGEAYNVFRYQRDFFKVYNEIISRGKTAVMCGGTGMYIESVLAGYTLAEAPEDETLREFLKSKNQEQLVAYLASLRPLHNTTDTIDRERCIRAIEIATYENENADNHKAIPVLNPLIIGIAYERETLRQRITQRLSDRLEYGMIAEVEALMNQGISAEKLDYYGLEYRYLSQYILGSITYDKMFSLLNTAIHQFAKRQMTWFRRMERKGFQIHWLEGEMSLEDKVSRIMELRAV, via the coding sequence ATGAACTTGCTTCTCACCCTCCTCGGCCCCACGGCTAGCGGCAAAACTCGGCTGGCTGCATTGCTGGCTGCCCGTCTAAACGGCGAAATCATCAGCGCCGATTCCCGGCAGGTGTACCGTGGTATGAATCTGGGAACAGGCAAGGATTACGACGATTACCTTGTTGATGGCAAGCAGATTCCCTACCATCTTGTTGACATCCTTGAACCCGGCGAAGCATACAATGTGTTCAGGTATCAGCGGGATTTTTTCAAAGTTTACAATGAAATAATAAGCCGTGGCAAGACGGCTGTAATGTGCGGTGGCACCGGCATGTACATTGAATCGGTACTGGCAGGTTACACACTTGCCGAAGCGCCGGAAGATGAAACGCTGCGTGAATTTCTTAAAAGTAAAAACCAGGAACAGCTTGTGGCTTACCTGGCTTCCCTCCGTCCCCTGCACAACACCACCGACACCATTGACCGTGAACGCTGCATCCGGGCCATTGAAATTGCTACCTATGAAAATGAAAACGCGGATAATCACAAGGCCATTCCTGTATTGAACCCATTGATCATCGGCATTGCCTACGAGCGCGAAACCTTGCGGCAAAGGATCACACAAAGGCTGAGCGACAGGCTGGAGTACGGCATGATTGCAGAAGTTGAGGCGCTGATGAACCAGGGGATCAGCGCTGAAAAACTTGATTATTACGGACTTGAATACCGTTACCTTTCGCAGTATATCCTTGGCAGTATCACCTACGATAAAATGTTCAGCCTGCTTAATACCGCTATTCATCAGTTTGCCAAGCGGCAGATGACCTGGTTCCGCCGTATGGAACGCAAAGGATTTCAGATTCACTGGCTGGAAGGGGAAATGAGCCTTGAAGATAAGGTTTCCAGGATAATGGAGTTGCGGGCTGTCTAA
- a CDS encoding glycosyltransferase: MTKKTPAIFIALPVLCEHENLPAFLHNIQAQDYAGKVNLFVCVNQPDEWWDKPEKLPVCLDNARSLAMLKSLDDQHIKIIDRSSRGKGWVGRQHGVGFARREVMQAIIETANDSDVIISLDADTTFSKAYLSSVAKALKANPEATALSVTYYHHLSGNEIADRAILRYEIYMRCYAINMLLIGSPYAFTALGSAIALTVKNYKGIGGITPKMSGEDFYFLQKLRKKGPLLLWNEEKAYPAARFSDRVYFGTGPAMIKGAAGDWSSYPIYHQDWFTEIKATYDLFPTLYAQDIATPMDQFLAEAFPGEMIWEKLRKNAASVDKFIRACHEKIDGLRVLQYLKWRQRQAPVSDAESLIEFLSQHYPDENILSILPAIKEFNFSTLPLETLNMIREMLVNKEDGMLRESWEKRRK, translated from the coding sequence ATGACAAAAAAAACACCAGCCATTTTTATTGCATTACCGGTTTTGTGCGAACACGAAAATCTGCCTGCTTTTCTCCACAACATTCAGGCACAGGACTATGCCGGAAAGGTAAATCTTTTTGTTTGTGTGAACCAACCCGACGAATGGTGGGATAAGCCCGAAAAACTTCCTGTATGCCTTGATAATGCCAGGAGTTTGGCCATGTTAAAAAGCCTGGACGATCAGCATATCAAAATCATTGACAGGAGTAGCAGAGGAAAGGGCTGGGTGGGCAGACAGCATGGTGTAGGCTTCGCCCGCCGCGAAGTGATGCAGGCAATTATTGAAACCGCAAACGACAGCGATGTAATTATTTCACTGGATGCGGATACAACTTTCAGCAAAGCTTATTTAAGCTCAGTTGCAAAAGCTCTGAAAGCAAACCCTGAAGCCACGGCGCTTTCCGTTACTTATTACCACCATCTTAGCGGTAACGAAATTGCTGACCGGGCCATACTTCGTTATGAAATTTACATGCGATGCTATGCCATCAACATGCTTCTTATTGGTTCGCCTTATGCTTTTACAGCCTTGGGTTCTGCCATTGCCCTGACCGTAAAAAACTATAAAGGTATTGGTGGGATCACACCCAAAATGAGTGGTGAGGATTTTTACTTTTTGCAGAAACTCCGGAAGAAAGGGCCTTTGCTGTTATGGAATGAAGAAAAAGCTTACCCGGCGGCCCGTTTTTCTGACCGCGTTTACTTCGGCACCGGCCCTGCCATGATCAAAGGCGCTGCCGGCGACTGGAGCAGCTATCCCATCTATCATCAGGATTGGTTCACTGAAATCAAGGCAACTTACGATCTTTTTCCAACGCTTTATGCACAGGACATAGCTACCCCAATGGATCAGTTTCTTGCAGAAGCCTTCCCCGGGGAAATGATCTGGGAAAAACTCCGTAAAAATGCTGCTTCGGTTGATAAATTCATCCGCGCCTGCCATGAAAAGATTGACGGCCTGCGGGTACTGCAATACCTGAAATGGCGGCAGCGGCAAGCTCCTGTATCCGATGCTGAATCGCTTATTGAATTTCTTTCACAACACTATCCTGATGAAAACATTTTATCCATTCTCCCGGCAATAAAAGAATTCAACTTCTCAACCCTTCCACTAGAAACGCTGAACATGATAAGGGAGATGTTGGTTAATAAAGAAGATGGGATGTTGAGGGAAAGCTGGGAGAAGAGGAGAAAATGA
- a CDS encoding aromatic amino acid hydroxylase — protein MESNEVLDKLPRHLMSLVIDQPYNDYTAQDHAIWRYVMHRNVKYLPQVAHGSYLDGLKKTGVSIEKIPHMYGMNRILKEIGWAAVAVDGFIPPSAFMEFQAYNVLVIAADMRPIDQIEYTPAPDIIHEAAGHAPIIANEEYAEYLRQFGWLGARAFSSAKDYELYEAIRYLSILKANPYTQPAEITAAEQNLAGLEASMGEPSEMALIRNLHWWTVEYGLIGDLNKPKIYGAGLLSSIGESFNCLKAHVKKLPYTIDAVNYSFDITNQQPHLFVTPDFENLNTVLGQFANTMALRVGGKHAVEKAIASGNTATCVYSSGLQVSGTFSEAIYKGGSPIYVRTEGPTALNFNGSILPVHSKDYHQDGFGSPVGKLKNSSKPIETMSDGDLLAIGIEKDTFCELSYESGVKLSGKLQKILRKRGSILLMSFSDCKVVYEDQTLFEPSWGMYDMAVGERIVSAFSGPADPDTFGLSFEVPKVKTMKIHHSPEAVQLHDLYQEVRDIREGSWSHSDLRNIFEQLKINYPHDWLLPVEIAELLKLTGSDPKLEKEIRMYLNMFAYQSADHRELVLSEPGS, from the coding sequence ATGGAATCGAACGAAGTTTTGGACAAACTCCCCCGTCACCTCATGTCGTTGGTAATTGACCAGCCCTACAATGATTACACGGCTCAGGATCATGCCATCTGGCGTTATGTGATGCACCGCAATGTGAAGTATTTGCCGCAGGTTGCCCACGGTTCTTACCTCGATGGTTTGAAAAAGACCGGTGTAAGCATAGAGAAAATTCCCCACATGTATGGTATGAACCGCATTCTCAAGGAGATTGGCTGGGCTGCGGTGGCGGTGGATGGATTTATCCCTCCATCAGCATTTATGGAGTTTCAGGCGTATAATGTGCTGGTGATTGCAGCCGATATGCGCCCTATTGACCAGATCGAATACACTCCTGCACCCGATATAATCCACGAAGCCGCCGGTCATGCTCCCATCATCGCCAACGAAGAATATGCCGAATACCTGCGGCAGTTTGGCTGGCTTGGCGCCAGGGCATTTTCCTCGGCAAAAGACTATGAACTTTACGAAGCCATCCGCTATCTATCTATCTTAAAGGCAAATCCTTATACTCAGCCTGCTGAGATCACGGCAGCGGAGCAAAATCTCGCCGGCCTTGAAGCCAGCATGGGCGAACCATCCGAAATGGCGCTGATACGCAACCTGCACTGGTGGACGGTGGAATATGGCCTCATCGGCGATCTGAACAAGCCAAAAATTTACGGAGCAGGCTTACTATCCTCTATCGGTGAAAGTTTCAACTGCCTCAAGGCCCATGTGAAGAAACTGCCTTACACCATTGATGCTGTCAATTATAGTTTCGATATTACTAACCAGCAACCTCACCTCTTTGTTACACCTGATTTTGAAAACCTGAACACGGTGCTCGGGCAGTTTGCCAATACAATGGCCTTGCGGGTTGGTGGAAAACACGCTGTTGAAAAGGCAATTGCATCGGGCAACACGGCAACCTGTGTATACAGTTCCGGATTGCAGGTTTCCGGCACATTTAGCGAAGCAATTTACAAAGGTGGTTCGCCAATTTATGTGCGAACCGAGGGCCCAACTGCTTTAAACTTTAACGGAAGCATCTTGCCTGTCCATAGCAAAGATTATCATCAGGATGGTTTCGGTTCACCAGTTGGTAAACTAAAGAACAGTAGCAAACCGATTGAAACCATGAGCGATGGCGATTTATTGGCTATTGGCATTGAAAAAGATACATTTTGCGAACTCAGCTATGAATCGGGCGTAAAGCTGAGCGGCAAATTGCAAAAGATCCTTCGCAAGAGGGGTAGCATACTGCTGATGAGTTTCAGTGATTGCAAAGTTGTTTACGAAGATCAAACCCTGTTCGAACCATCCTGGGGAATGTATGACATGGCAGTAGGGGAGAGGATTGTATCGGCTTTTTCGGGCCCTGCCGATCCGGATACTTTCGGGTTGAGTTTTGAGGTTCCAAAAGTGAAGACCATGAAAATTCACCATTCTCCGGAAGCGGTTCAATTGCATGATTTGTATCAGGAAGTAAGGGATATCCGAGAAGGTTCGTGGAGCCATAGCGATTTGAGAAATATATTTGAACAGTTAAAAATTAATTATCCCCACGACTGGCTGTTGCCGGTTGAAATCGCTGAATTGCTTAAACTCACCGGTTCCGACCCAAAACTTGAAAAAGAAATCAGGATGTATCTGAACATGTTCGCTTACCAAAGCGCGGATCACAGAGAACTGGTATTGAGCGAACCCGGGTCATGA
- a CDS encoding DMT family transporter — MLYLILAIASSTSIIVLFKIFSKLKINTFYTILVNYVVATIFGFLSEPNSFLLSEIPSRPWFLLSIISGLLFIVGFNLFALSAHHAGVALTGMASRMSLIVSVIAGLLVFGDQPGILRFTGILLGILAFYFTFHRDRMVEVDRKLIFLPIALLMVHGISDLTMKIGQQYYISGDFTLFLATVFLAALVFGIIFLFLRKPQQASFTYKELVAGVVIGLVNWYSGYFLLLGLDLYDVSFVIPMINISIVSAAALIGYFAFKEKLRPLNWVGVALAVVAILLMLA, encoded by the coding sequence ATGCTCTATCTGATCCTCGCCATTGCTTCATCTACCAGCATCATCGTATTGTTTAAGATTTTCAGCAAACTGAAAATCAATACTTTTTACACTATCCTGGTTAACTACGTAGTAGCCACAATATTTGGGTTTCTGAGCGAACCAAACAGCTTTCTGTTGTCCGAAATACCCTCCAGACCATGGTTCCTGCTATCAATTATTTCAGGTTTGCTTTTTATAGTTGGGTTCAATTTGTTTGCCTTATCAGCTCATCATGCCGGTGTAGCTTTAACCGGAATGGCCAGCAGAATGTCGTTGATTGTTTCGGTAATAGCCGGATTGCTTGTTTTTGGCGACCAACCCGGGATTTTAAGGTTTACCGGTATTCTGCTGGGTATTTTAGCATTCTATTTTACGTTTCACCGCGACCGCATGGTGGAAGTTGACCGCAAACTTATCTTCCTCCCCATTGCTTTGCTTATGGTTCATGGAATCAGCGATCTGACCATGAAAATCGGGCAGCAATACTACATCAGTGGCGATTTCACACTTTTCCTTGCAACGGTTTTTCTTGCCGCACTTGTGTTCGGCATCATTTTCCTTTTTCTGCGCAAACCACAGCAGGCCAGTTTCACTTACAAAGAGTTGGTTGCAGGTGTTGTGATCGGACTGGTGAATTGGTATTCAGGATATTTCCTGTTACTCGGCCTGGATTTATACGATGTTAGCTTTGTGATCCCAATGATCAATATCAGCATTGTTTCTGCTGCGGCCTTGATCGGTTACTTTGCATTTAAAGAAAAACTCAGGCCATTGAATTGGGTGGGTGTTGCGCTTGCTGTGGTGGCTATTTTGCTAATGCTGGCTTGA
- a CDS encoding MBL fold metallo-hydrolase yields the protein MKKLIHLILLVPILGFAQRDYSTMHVSHTELAPGIHRLFVGDIVTVVAFTGDDGLMVIDAAYEQTTSQLLDTLKRITSHTVKYLLNTHLHGDHTGGNVELGKGATIISHHSVKTWLTSDRKQGDRVPGPMPQQGIPNFTFEGTFNMEFNGQVLQMYHLPEGHTAGDVIIYFSGSNVLMVGDLLFADYFPYVDTGQGGNPLGYINNVKWIIKHFPQDAVVVGGHGPVYNMQQLQEWLSNLEETIEIIADAKQDGLNAAQMKENRILAKWESFGSFFITEDRWIDTVFPYVGNE from the coding sequence ATGAAAAAGCTTATCCATCTTATTCTTCTGGTTCCCATCCTTGGTTTTGCCCAACGAGATTATTCAACAATGCATGTCAGCCACACTGAGCTGGCTCCCGGCATCCACCGTTTGTTTGTTGGCGATATTGTTACGGTGGTGGCCTTTACAGGCGATGACGGCCTTATGGTGATTGATGCTGCCTATGAACAAACCACTTCGCAATTGCTGGATACACTCAAACGCATTACCAGTCATACTGTTAAATACCTGCTTAACACCCACCTGCATGGCGATCATACCGGTGGGAATGTTGAACTTGGCAAAGGCGCTACCATCATTTCGCATCATTCTGTTAAAACATGGCTTACCTCCGACCGAAAACAGGGCGATCGCGTTCCCGGCCCTATGCCCCAGCAAGGTATTCCAAACTTCACATTCGAGGGAACATTTAACATGGAATTTAACGGACAGGTGTTGCAAATGTATCACCTTCCGGAAGGCCATACAGCAGGAGATGTGATCATTTATTTCAGCGGATCAAATGTGCTGATGGTAGGCGATTTGCTTTTTGCCGATTATTTCCCTTACGTTGACACCGGCCAAGGTGGAAATCCATTGGGTTACATCAACAATGTGAAATGGATTATTAAACACTTCCCACAGGATGCAGTGGTTGTTGGCGGACATGGCCCGGTTTACAACATGCAGCAATTGCAGGAATGGTTATCGAACCTCGAAGAAACCATTGAAATTATTGCAGATGCAAAACAGGATGGCCTCAACGCAGCGCAAATGAAAGAAAACCGTATTCTTGCAAAATGGGAAAGCTTCGGTTCATTCTTTATCACCGAAGACCGCTGGATTGATACCGTATTTCCTTATGTTGGAAATGAATAA
- a CDS encoding outer membrane lipoprotein-sorting protein, whose product MKVYKLRFGIFLLSTITLGLCAQDADKILEKVDQNLSSENRIVESSMTIHGRRSSRTITSRTYSVGEKQAFTEYLSPPREQGTKMLKLENQLWIYSPSTDRTIQISGHMLKQSVMGSDLSYEDMMDDRKLTDIYNAVITGEEIIEDRHTLVLELTAKVSDAAYHSQKVWVDSERYVPLLQEMFAKSGQLLKRTELKDVQKIEGRWFPTTMIFKDMLKEGEGTAFKITNIRFNQEIPEYIFTKAALKQ is encoded by the coding sequence ATGAAAGTATATAAATTAAGATTCGGTATTTTTCTATTAAGTACCATTACCTTGGGTCTTTGCGCTCAGGATGCCGATAAAATCCTTGAAAAAGTGGATCAGAACCTGTCATCCGAAAACCGGATAGTAGAATCAAGTATGACGATTCATGGAAGGCGAAGCAGCCGGACTATAACTTCACGAACCTATTCGGTTGGCGAGAAACAAGCATTTACAGAGTATTTATCTCCACCAAGGGAACAGGGAACAAAAATGCTTAAACTGGAAAACCAGCTATGGATCTATTCCCCTTCTACCGATCGCACCATACAAATTTCAGGTCATATGCTGAAACAATCGGTGATGGGCTCCGATCTCTCTTACGAAGACATGATGGATGACAGAAAACTCACCGACATCTACAATGCAGTGATTACCGGCGAAGAAATTATTGAAGATCGTCACACCCTGGTGCTCGAACTTACAGCGAAGGTCAGCGACGCCGCCTACCATTCCCAGAAAGTCTGGGTTGATTCAGAACGTTATGTACCCTTGTTGCAGGAAATGTTTGCAAAGAGCGGCCAGCTTCTGAAAAGAACTGAATTGAAGGATGTTCAGAAAATTGAAGGGCGTTGGTTTCCGACTACGATGATTTTCAAAGACATGCTAAAGGAAGGTGAGGGAACTGCTTTTAAAATAACAAACATCAGGTTTAATCAGGAAATTCCTGAATACATTTTCACTAAAGCAGCCTTGAAACAGTAA
- a CDS encoding ABC transporter permease codes for MIKFLIKGLLRDKSRSRLPIIVVAIGVMLTVLMHAYITGFMGDAIEMNARFNAGHVKVMTRAYAENMDMIPNDLALLEVSSLQEELQSDFPLMDWTSRIQFGGLIDAPNESGETRSQGPAFGLGIDLLSPSSKEIQRLNLRNSVVRGGLPQNPGEILLSDEFAQKLNVFPGDDVTLISSTMNAAMIMHNFKISGTVAFGIEAMDRGAVIADIEDVRFALDMNDAAGEIVGFLSGNFYDDDLAIKTAKTFNEKHEELTDEFAPVMKSLSQQGGLGTYVALSKVWALYISMVFVFAMSLVLWNAGLLGGLRRYGEIGIRLAMGEEKGHVYRTMIYESVFIGLAGSVVGTMFGLFFAWLIQTYGIDISGMMEGAAIMMPSEIRARITPMDYYIGFVPGLLSTVIGTLLSGIGIYKRQTAKLFKELEA; via the coding sequence ATGATAAAATTTCTGATCAAAGGATTGCTGCGCGATAAGAGTCGCAGCAGGTTGCCCATCATTGTGGTGGCCATAGGTGTGATGCTCACTGTGCTAATGCATGCATATATAACCGGATTCATGGGCGACGCCATTGAAATGAATGCCAGGTTTAACGCAGGTCATGTTAAGGTGATGACCCGAGCTTATGCAGAAAATATGGACATGATCCCTAACGACCTTGCCCTACTGGAAGTCAGCAGTCTTCAAGAAGAATTGCAAAGTGATTTTCCTCTAATGGATTGGACCTCAAGAATTCAGTTTGGTGGTTTAATTGACGCCCCCAATGAATCTGGTGAGACCAGGTCTCAAGGCCCGGCCTTTGGGCTTGGGATTGATCTCTTATCACCATCTTCGAAGGAAATACAGCGTTTGAACCTCAGAAACTCAGTTGTTCGGGGAGGGCTGCCCCAAAACCCGGGTGAAATATTATTGAGCGATGAATTTGCACAAAAACTCAATGTATTTCCAGGTGATGATGTTACACTGATCAGTTCAACCATGAATGCTGCGATGATTATGCACAACTTTAAGATATCTGGTACCGTGGCCTTTGGGATTGAAGCAATGGACAGGGGCGCAGTTATTGCTGATATCGAAGATGTGAGATTTGCACTCGATATGAATGATGCCGCAGGTGAAATTGTGGGTTTCCTGTCCGGAAATTTTTATGATGATGACCTGGCCATAAAAACTGCAAAAACTTTCAACGAAAAGCATGAAGAACTCACGGATGAATTTGCACCTGTAATGAAAAGCCTTAGTCAGCAGGGTGGTTTGGGAACCTATGTTGCACTTTCAAAAGTATGGGCGCTTTACATTTCGATGGTATTTGTGTTTGCTATGTCGCTTGTTTTGTGGAATGCCGGTTTATTGGGAGGTTTGCGCCGCTATGGCGAAATCGGGATCAGGCTGGCTATGGGTGAAGAAAAAGGACATGTTTACCGAACCATGATCTACGAATCAGTTTTTATCGGCCTTGCAGGGTCAGTTGTAGGAACCATGTTTGGCTTGTTCTTTGCGTGGCTGATCCAGACTTATGGCATTGATATCAGCGGCATGATGGAAGGTGCTGCAATCATGATGCCCTCAGAAATACGGGCCCGTATCACACCGATGGATTATTATATCGGGTTTGTGCCAGGCTTGCTCTCTACCGTGATAGGAACTTTGCTTTCGGGAATTGGGATTTATAAGCGGCAAACGGCAAAACTGTTTAAAGAATTGGAAGCTTGA
- a CDS encoding FtsX-like permease family protein gives MLLAIKLAYRNLIGAGLRTWLNVIVLSFSFVIIIWLKGVMTGWDYQAKNDMTNYEIGHGQYWHEDYDPFDPFTLTDSHAQIPDEFSTEIANGEMEPFLIVQGSIFPQGRTQSIMIKGIRPEQNIFKLPSHKLDTLTDAIPVFIGSMTANSARLKIGDYTTLRWRDVNGTFDATEIVIVEIFSSNVPAAEASQIYIPLEKLWDMMLLPNHATVMTISNEQVARPEIAGWMLKSKSELTKQVDDMIKSKTVGQSIMYGILILLAMLAIFDTQVLSIFRRQKEIGTYVALGYTRGEVVGLFTVEGTMHAVMAAIVAAAYGIPFLAWQAKVGWTMPVDSSQFGMAMAPTLFPVYSVGLVVSTVLLLTLTTAVVSYIPSRKIAKMNPTEALRGKLQ, from the coding sequence ATGTTATTAGCAATCAAACTTGCATACCGCAATCTGATAGGCGCCGGGCTAAGAACCTGGCTCAATGTAATAGTGTTGTCATTTTCCTTTGTGATCATCATTTGGCTCAAAGGAGTAATGACCGGTTGGGATTACCAGGCCAAGAACGATATGACTAACTACGAAATCGGGCATGGCCAGTATTGGCATGAAGACTATGATCCTTTCGATCCTTTTACCCTAACTGACAGCCATGCACAAATTCCTGATGAATTTAGTACCGAAATCGCAAATGGTGAAATGGAACCTTTTCTCATCGTGCAGGGCAGTATTTTTCCGCAAGGGCGCACGCAATCAATTATGATCAAAGGAATTCGCCCTGAGCAAAACATCTTTAAATTGCCTTCGCATAAACTTGATACTTTAACAGATGCGATCCCGGTCTTTATAGGTTCCATGACCGCAAACAGCGCCCGTCTTAAAATTGGTGATTACACAACCTTGCGTTGGCGCGATGTGAACGGCACATTCGATGCAACTGAAATAGTGATCGTGGAAATCTTCTCAAGCAATGTTCCTGCAGCGGAAGCTTCACAAATCTATATACCCCTGGAAAAACTATGGGACATGATGTTATTGCCAAATCACGCCACAGTTATGACTATCAGCAACGAACAAGTTGCCCGGCCCGAAATCGCAGGCTGGATGCTAAAGTCAAAGTCAGAACTGACAAAACAGGTTGATGATATGATAAAGAGCAAGACAGTAGGCCAGTCAATCATGTATGGAATTTTAATCCTGCTTGCCATGCTTGCCATCTTCGACACCCAGGTACTTTCCATCTTCCGGCGTCAGAAAGAAATCGGAACTTATGTTGCGCTTGGATATACAAGAGGAGAAGTAGTGGGGTTATTTACAGTTGAAGGAACCATGCATGCGGTGATGGCAGCCATCGTTGCTGCTGCCTACGGAATCCCGTTTCTCGCCTGGCAGGCAAAAGTCGGGTGGACCATGCCTGTTGATAGCAGCCAGTTTGGAATGGCGATGGCACCAACACTTTTCCCGGTTTACAGTGTCGGGCTGGTGGTGTCAACCGTATTACTTCTAACACTCACAACGGCAGTGGTAAGCTACATTCCTTCAAGGAAAATCGCAAAAATGAACCCAACTGAAGCATTAAGGGGGAAACTGCAATGA